GTTGTACCGGCTTCCCTCTTTCAGTACAAACCACGGGCTTTTCGGGTTCCCATCCTCGGGGATCGGAAGAACAATATCATCCCTACCAGCAGTTTTAATCGTCAAGCTCACGATTATCACTTCTGGATCAAGTGTTTCTACAATGCAGAATCAGAGGGGAAGAGTAGGTTAATAATCTACAAAAATTATCCCTCCATAGATTACAACGACTACCAAACATCTTTGAGAAACCTAGGGCCATAAGTGGAACACTTGCAAGATATACAGAAACACATATTATATGCAAGACCTAATTCTACTGGCATTCAAAGGCTTCGAAAAGATCATTGGATATAATTCGTTGCGAGAGCCGAAAATTCAATCAGACTAAGCAATTATGATAGATCTCACACACAAGTGCCAAGTATGAGCCTCCAAATTCAGAGGAAAGAAGGGAGCAAAGCAGTGAGGAAGGCCAAGAAAGTGATCAAACTTGAAACTATTTTTAAGCATAAATGACTACATTTTGTTGCGGAATCCGATAATGCAACCAGACCAAGCATATGATAGATCTCACATACGAGTCCCCAAATTCAGAGTAAAAAAGAGAGCAAAACAGTGAATAAGACAAAGAAAGTGATCAAATTTGAAACTTTTTTAAGCATAAATCACTACATTTGGGACTGTGGCTATTGTGACCAGAGATTGAAGCAATGAGGCAAAAAATCTCAaacttttttgttttgtttaaacTCTTAAGCACCACACAAGCCTGTCTAGTTTCATCCCCTCTCTGCATCTTGACAACTAAACTAAGATCTACAAGTATTTTGAGTTCAATAACACCAATCATTATAATTTGAAAGTGCAATGAAAATTACTAAAATTCATCAAAGCCAGAAAACCATCACCTCCAACAGAGTTGATATCCACGCTTCCAAGAAGCTGTTCCTTCCATCTTCTCAAACTCTCATCATCCTAAATATTCAGAGCAAAACAGCACAAAATCGGAAGGTGAGTGCAAGATCCTTGACAACTAAACAAAAGGAGAGGATCTTTGGCCTAGTTAAGGTAGTAGAAGAGACAAACCTTGTCCTTTTCAGACAACTCCTTGAGAGTGCACTGAGGCCCCAACTGAATTTTGGCCTCAGCATCATCCTCGTCTTCATCCTCGGTTTCGGGTTCCGGGTTATGAACCGGGTTGCCCCCTTCACCATCACCCTTGTTGTTATCATCAAATCCCATGTCTTTTGAACTCGTAGCAACTCCAACAGCCAAAGACATCAATTTCACACAATTTTCAAGAATCCCAAAAGGCGAAACTgtgattcttcttcttctactaCTTCAATGTGGAGAGAATAAACGACAACTGGGAAAAGAATGAGTTTTTATAGAGAATGAGGTTAAATATTATTAACTGAGATTGCCGCAATTAAATTATTGAAAGGGGCCGAATCCGATAAAGGGTAAAGAAGaaacaaaaggaaaaaacaCGCCCCACAATGGATAACGCCTGCGAAGAACTAACAAGAAAACGACATCAAGAACGGAACAAAGGAACAAAAATTGTGTATGATGActtgatgagagagaaaatgaaaGACAGATTCTAGGGATGCTTGAAATTGGATTGAGAAATAGTACTAGTTCAGTGGTGATCCGGGATTGCGAATTAATGAGCCTATGGCAACAAATATCCGTTTCAAAAAAAAGAATAGCATAATTAATTAACGAGGTGGGGGAGATCGTGAATGTCATTACGTTTGCACTAGTTTTGAAATTTCATGGAAACATTCAAAATGTATGATAAGAGACAGCCTAGGAATGATGTGCGAGTTCCATTGGCCTATGATTAAGTGAGGTGTACGTGCACCCAATTACACTCTGTAAAAACTCGTCGTCTTCTAGCACTAgtgtttttactttttactgTTTCAGCGACCGTGTTTATACGGTGAAACAtttttgctcagtcaaaaagttTGATAAATAAAGTGATGTTTTGTAGTATGCCGAAAGTCTATGTCGGATTTCGTACACatttaaaatctttttctttttgccGTCAATCAATCCGCAATATGATTATCTATGTAAAGATTTAATGAAATCCGATATTATATGAAACGTATAATATTGACGAAATTATTCAGTTTTTTATGGATAGATTGCATATGAAATAGACACATACCAGTGATAcaaaaattattcaatttttttatggaTAGATTGCATATGAAATAGACACATACCAGTGATACAAAGATCATTTATTTATCATTCATGGTATGATGAGTACTACCAAATATGATGGTGTTTTTTTAGTACTTGGTATAGTATTTGGTAAAGTCGTGTTTAGGAATAAAATAGTCTAATTAAGAATTAATATAGGTAATAGCAATTATTGCATTGAATAAAGAGGCCATATAATTCCAACCCATGATTTTATGTAGGAGTAATGGGGCACGATTTCTCCATTTTGTGGCCAGCATATTCTCACATGGAGGTCTTATGTCGCAACAAAATTACAGACCTATGACAAATGCAAAATTTCAATATGAACTTAAGTATCGTCACATAAATTAGAAATCAAAACTACGACCTTGCACAATCCAGACTGCTTCACCCCGTTGCCCGTGTTTGTTCGTCTTCTTCATAATCACATTCTATAGCACGATTGATGTGGCCGTGCAGGCTTGTGTTCTGAAGAAAGATCTTCACCGGCTGCTCCTGTAATCGTAGACTGGGTTAGGATACATCATACACCCATGAGCAATACGAGTGACAAACAATAAATTATGCAAAACAAACTTGCCATAAGGAGTAGAGTCTGTGCCTAGCCCTAAATGGTATTTTTGTGCAATATGCCAATATCTAATCAAGAAATCGTCTGATTTAGATCCACTTCTAGGAGTCATTAATAAGAGAAGATTgcaaaaatattagtagtatatgcTGAGAAAGGTAGCAATTGCTAAAATCTAGAATCAAATTGATTCACTGATGTGATTGCAAGATCATAAAACATACTATCCTTTTTCAATAACTCTGATATTCTTGATTAGAAAAGATATCATTGGCGATTCCCTCTTAACTTAAAAGTGATTATCTTGGCgttcataaatcataatcacCTTACATCATGATTAATAAAATTCAACAATAAATCATAATTCATGAATCATGCTCTATGCATGATACAGTATATTCCAGAAAACATACTCAGAAATAATACCCTTTTGACCATACTACAAGATAAATATATTTGGCTGTGTACAAATTCCAGTAAACATTTAAATAACTGTGAAGGGCCAAAAGCATAACAGGATTATCCATACGGACCATACCAAAGCATTGAAAATGACCAAACAAACTTGGTGTGATATAAAATGATGAGACCAAATCAAAGAATCCAAATGTTTCCAGAATGCCAGGCCTCTATCACAATTCACATGCTATGTTAAAGTGATACTCTTGCTAAGGGTAAGAAAATAGCTCCTTTATCTAGTTCTATTGTTGCtattatattttgttacaaATTTTGATACACCTATAATAACCTCACTTATCTTAATTTATAAGGTTACTTTAGTAAATTAATGTTTATATAGAACATTTAGGCATTATTTATTTGATGCTACAAGATATATAAGAATCCTTACGAACTAAGGTTTATCAAAATTGTGGTTTtgttatatatgtataaaaattcattttattcaAATCAATAACTTTTATGTTGTTGCACATACCATCTTGCTATTGttatgaaaatgatatcatttGTACTGTGATGAATATTTTACCTGGAATAAAATCAATTGCTTCCCCATTTTCCCACTACTCGCTCTTTTGCAGAAACATGTACAACCACTTCCTCTTGTGGAGTGCCAAAGTTTTGCCCATTTTGATTTGTAATCTTTGATGTCAAGAAGGCAAATACAGACCGTGTCCCTCGCAAAGCAAACAACAGAGGATTGAAAATGACAGCAAGCAGCACATCTCCCTTTGCCACGATCAGATACTGTATCAGCACAAATATAAAGTTTCAggagaaagagaagaaaaaaggcAGACGCAGCCCAAAAAGAAAAGGATTTGGAATGATATTGAGAAGGATGTTACAATGACAAGAATGCCCAAAATTGTAAGGCTTGCTTGCTGTGCTTCCTGCCAGAAATGGCCATCATCGGATCCACCAAACCACCTACGCCATCCAaaccaaccacctcccccagaaTTTCCTCCTCCACCTGCTTCCTCTCTCCTTTTAATTTCTTTATCCCATTGCTCCAACTCCGCTTTCTTGCCACCAAGGGCACTTTCTAAGGCTTTTCGAGCCTGGTCCTGTAGTTAACATATATGTGATAGATGAATAGCATGCCATCAAGAGTGTATCAGAAATTTATGCACATCTCTGGAATATAGAAGTATCATTCGAATTCCCCTATTCATACTTCCCAGCCAAATTCAAAATCTAAACCTATCTTTATTATGTCATCCATAATGGCCAACACACATGTTATATATATCATTCATTCTTCAGTAGGAAGTAAGTCTATTCAATTATTCTTTTCAAATGGATGCATTCACAGGAAATTAAACTGAAGCAACGAAACAAAACACTCAGTTCTAAGGATTTCTTAATAAACATATCCTCAAAATTCTTCAATTAAGATGAAATCTTGGGTTTTTAAAAGATCCAAAGTTTAAGTGTGCATTATCAGGTACTAAGGGACCATTTGGTTCAACCTGGTGGCCAGGAGACTAGTTGTGGTGGCGGTGACTGCAGCTTAGGAGGGTGGTGTGGTGGTTGTGAGTGGACTATTTTTACATATATTTTAGCTATTGTAAATTTCTCgcaaattagtctatttttacTTAAATTCACTGGAGAATGAGCCTGGACTAAGCACATAGTATTTATGGTTTTAGCATGAATACAGATGCTGCACTAAAATATCTACTGGTTGGAAGTTCCCTTATGCTATTACATTTTCTTGAAAAAGGAATAACTTATCAGACTTACCTCTTTCTGGCACACAATTTAAAACAAACTCACTTCGTTAGATGGATAAGCCATCTACCTACTCACAGAATATCGCCATTCCAATCACAATCAAAGAAAGCTCTCTCACTTTCCTCTTTTCCCCATTGTTTTGTCTTTATTTTTCATCAATTCCAATTCCAGAATGGTCTCACTGAGCTTCTTAAGTGTTTGCATGTGCCTCCACCTCATACCATATGTAAAAGAAAAATCTACTGGAGGTGTATGGGTGCTAGGAGCCAGTTAAGGTTGTAGAAGAGGTGGGTTTTTAAGTCTTCATTGGCTTATTTTGCACCTCTTTCCTCTCCCATGCTCCTAGTTCTCTCCCTCAGCTATATTCGAGATACGGTTTTTTTAGCAAAGCAATGCTGGTGCACCTCATTCCCCTGTTTCTATCGGATTCCTGCTTACACCCTCCCTCGCTTATGTTCAAATATCTGCTACTTTGGACCCGGATTTACCAATTTAGGCATATACATAAAGTGAAATTGAAGATAAAGCTGTTGGCTTCAAAACTGAAGACACTTGTGTTAATATCTAAGGACACATTCATGGCCAAAAAGGAGAGCAGTGTTTCCATGATTTACCTCGGATTATCGACACAACATAGCTTTTACTCTATCAAATGATGCTAGCTTTGGCTTAAAATTCAGCATGAAGTTAAGTTGCAAATAAGTCTCCCCTTATATACGAAACTTtaatcattaaaatttaaacaCACCTACTTAGCAACCAAACTAATGAACCAAAACCGACTATCACCCATGCAGAATGCTGTTGCATTAGCCGCCTAAAATCATACCTCGGGGCAATATCTTTTTCAGATTCAATTGCAAATAACAAGTCAAAGCTCTGTGTTACGGGTTATCCAATAAGTTCACCCCAATTAAGGGGAAAAACGCATATCGATTCTATATATGTACCAAACTAAATACTCCAATTCCACGTTTGCGAATTAATAGCTAGTTAGttcgaaaaaatatcgaaagtGGAGACGAACCTGTTTACGATTATCGGAGAAGAGGCATGAAAACCTGCCGTTGCAATTCAGCGAATGCGAGAGAGAGCTCCAGCTGTGGGTTGAACTGGTCGAGGTGGCGGTTTTGAGCAGAGCTGGAATTCGATTTCTACAAGCTGGGAGTAGTGGAGGAAGACTAAGTATTTGCGCCATTGTTCACAACTCTCCACTTCTTCCTTCTCCCTTCTTCTATGCCTACATCTCCTTCTCGGGCCATATAATTAATAATGGTCCGGGTTGGGCTTTCAGGCCCAAAAGAAAGGCATCCACATTCCTATGTTACCATTGGATTTTGGTGACACATCCAAATTCCTATGATGAACTCATTTGGGCTATAATATTCATACCAAATATTTTCACAGTTTATGAGTATAAAGAATTTGTTGTTCATATACTATATCATATAGACAAATTTATTCCTGTTTTATTTTCATGCATTCCatcatttatatttatacatcatcAACTCTTTGCTatatgagataaaaaaaaattgcatcattatttcataattaaaataaaaagttacATAACTCTAATTAcctaaaaatattactc
This DNA window, taken from Salvia splendens isolate huo1 chromosome 18, SspV2, whole genome shotgun sequence, encodes the following:
- the LOC121775895 gene encoding uncharacterized protein LOC121775895, translated to MAQILSLPPLLPACRNRIPALLKTATSTSSTHSWSSLSHSLNCNGRFSCLFSDNRKQDQARKALESALGGKKAELEQWDKEIKRREEAGGGGNSGGGGWFGWRRWFGGSDDGHFWQEAQQASLTILGILVIYLIVAKGDVLLAVIFNPLLFALRGTRSVFAFLTSKITNQNGQNFGTPQEEVVVHVSAKERVVGKWGSN
- the LOC121777650 gene encoding rho GDP-dissociation inhibitor 1-like, which encodes MSLAVGVATSSKDMGFDDNNKGDGEGGNPVHNPEPETEDEDEDDAEAKIQLGPQCTLKELSEKDKDDESLRRWKEQLLGSVDINSVGETLDPEVIIVSLTIKTAGRDDIVLPIPEDGNPKSPWFVLKEGSRYNLVFTFQVSNNIVAGFKYKNNVWKTGIKVDNTKEMIGTFSPQPEPYTHIMPEETTPSGIFARGSYSAKTQFLDDDKRCYLELNYSFEIKKEWPQT